The following are encoded together in the Thiobacillus sp. SCUT-2 genome:
- the cydP gene encoding cytochrome oxidase putative small subunit CydP codes for MKKPLPAFLRHPLAREIGLALLVKLILIAAIFYAFFGGPAVPTDADSVAARLVGPEVAAPSSSTSGSDHAH; via the coding sequence ATGAAGAAGCCCCTGCCTGCCTTCCTGCGACATCCGCTCGCCCGCGAAATCGGGCTGGCGCTCCTTGTCAAACTGATCCTGATCGCCGCGATCTTCTACGCCTTCTTCGGCGGCCCCGCCGTGCCGACCGACGCCGACAGCGTCGCCGCGCGCCTGGTTGGGCCGGAAGTCGCCGCCCCCTCATCGTCCACCTCCGGGAGTGACCATGCCCACTGA
- a CDS encoding ATP-dependent helicase produces MQTVADPVPGVGSDADPHAYLTRLNPEQRAAVEHGVGVGAGAVPGPLLVIAGAGSGKTNVLAHRVAHLVARGADPGHILLLTFSRRAADEMARRVERIVRQVAAGRPQLAGAELAWAGTFHSIGARLLREYAPRIGLDPAFTIHDREDSADLMNLVRHELGLADTGKRFPRKQTCLAIYSAAVNTLAPLADVLAQRYPWCADFEDELKRLFRAYVEAKQAQHVLDYDDLLLYWSHMVEAPALAAEIGARFRHVLVDEYQDTNALQASIVRALKPDGAGVTVVGDDAQSIYAFRGATVRNILDFPGQFAPPARIVTLERNYRSTQPILAAANGVIARATEGYVKALWSERESAERPQLVSVRDEADQAAFVVEQVLARRETGIALKQQAVLFRAAHHSAAMEIELVRRNIPFVKFGGLKFLEAAHVKDVLAVLRWIENPRDRVAGFRMLQLMSGVGPKTAAQVLDQVASVQDVAMALREARVPAAAAPAWQDFLALVEALHGREVPWPAEFETIAGWYGAHLERLYEDAAVREGDLAQLAQIARTYPSRQRFLTELTLDPPDATSDEAGVPLRDEDYLILSTIHSAKGQEWKAVTLLNAVDGCIPSDLATGTPQEIEEERRLLYVAMTRAKDHLQIVVPQRFYVTQQTGYGDRHVYAGRTRFIPPGMAALFDSRAWPEAPAAPAASPPPPEVVEVLSKMKAMWN; encoded by the coding sequence ATGCAGACCGTAGCAGACCCCGTTCCCGGCGTCGGATCCGACGCCGACCCGCACGCCTATTTGACCCGTCTCAACCCCGAGCAGCGCGCCGCCGTCGAGCACGGCGTGGGCGTGGGCGCGGGCGCCGTTCCCGGCCCCTTGCTCGTGATCGCCGGCGCGGGCTCGGGCAAGACCAACGTGCTGGCGCACCGCGTCGCGCACCTCGTCGCCAGAGGCGCCGATCCCGGCCACATCCTGCTGCTCACCTTCTCGCGCCGCGCGGCCGACGAGATGGCGCGGCGCGTCGAGCGCATCGTGCGCCAGGTCGCCGCCGGCCGGCCGCAGCTGGCCGGCGCGGAGCTCGCGTGGGCCGGCACCTTCCACAGCATCGGCGCGCGCCTGCTGCGCGAATACGCGCCGCGCATCGGGCTCGACCCCGCGTTCACGATCCACGACCGCGAGGACTCGGCCGACCTGATGAACCTGGTGCGGCACGAACTCGGGCTCGCCGACACCGGCAAGCGCTTTCCGCGCAAGCAGACCTGCCTCGCGATCTACTCGGCGGCGGTCAACACGCTGGCGCCGCTCGCCGACGTGCTCGCGCAGCGCTATCCGTGGTGCGCCGACTTCGAGGACGAGCTCAAGCGCCTGTTCCGCGCCTACGTCGAGGCGAAGCAGGCGCAGCACGTGCTCGACTACGACGACCTGCTGCTCTACTGGTCGCACATGGTCGAGGCGCCGGCGCTGGCGGCCGAAATCGGCGCGCGCTTCCGCCACGTCCTGGTCGACGAGTACCAGGACACCAACGCGCTGCAGGCGAGCATCGTGCGCGCGCTGAAGCCCGACGGCGCCGGCGTGACCGTGGTCGGCGACGACGCGCAGTCGATCTACGCGTTCCGCGGCGCGACGGTGCGCAACATCCTCGACTTCCCCGGGCAGTTCGCGCCGCCCGCGCGCATCGTCACGCTCGAGCGCAACTACCGTTCGACGCAGCCGATCCTCGCCGCCGCCAACGGCGTGATCGCGCGCGCCACCGAGGGCTACGTCAAGGCGCTGTGGAGCGAGCGCGAATCCGCCGAGCGGCCGCAGCTCGTCAGCGTGCGCGACGAGGCGGACCAGGCGGCCTTCGTGGTCGAGCAGGTGCTGGCGCGGCGCGAAACCGGCATCGCGCTGAAGCAGCAGGCGGTGCTGTTCCGCGCCGCGCACCACAGCGCGGCGATGGAGATCGAGCTCGTCCGGCGCAACATTCCCTTCGTGAAATTCGGCGGGCTCAAGTTCCTCGAGGCCGCGCACGTCAAGGACGTGCTCGCGGTGCTGCGCTGGATCGAGAATCCGCGCGACCGCGTCGCCGGCTTCCGCATGCTGCAGCTGATGTCCGGCGTCGGGCCGAAGACCGCGGCGCAGGTGCTCGACCAGGTCGCCTCGGTGCAGGACGTGGCGATGGCACTGCGCGAGGCGCGCGTGCCCGCGGCGGCGGCGCCGGCATGGCAGGATTTCCTCGCGCTGGTCGAGGCGCTGCACGGGCGCGAGGTGCCGTGGCCGGCCGAATTCGAGACGATCGCGGGCTGGTATGGCGCGCACCTCGAACGCCTGTACGAGGACGCCGCCGTGCGCGAGGGCGACCTCGCCCAGCTCGCGCAGATCGCACGCACCTATCCGTCGCGCCAGCGTTTCCTCACCGAGCTCACGCTCGACCCGCCCGACGCTACCAGCGACGAGGCCGGGGTACCGCTGCGCGACGAGGACTACCTGATCCTGTCGACGATCCATTCGGCCAAGGGGCAGGAGTGGAAGGCGGTGACGCTGCTGAACGCGGTCGACGGCTGCATCCCGTCCGACCTGGCGACCGGCACGCCGCAGGAGATCGAGGAGGAGCGGCGCCTGCTGTACGTCGCGATGACGCGCGCCAAGGACCACCTGCAGATCGTGGTGCCGCAGCGCTTCTACGTCACGCAGCAGACGGGCTACGGCGACCGCCACGTCTATGCGGGGCGCACGCGCTTCATTCCGCCCGGCATGGCGGCGCTGTTCGACAGCCGCGCGTGGCCGGAGGCGCCCGCCGCGCCTGCGGCGAGCCCGCCGCCGCCCGAGGTCGTCGAGGTGCTGTCGAAGATGAAGGCGATGTGGAACTGA
- a CDS encoding SOS response-associated peptidase — MCGRYALTSSPAVIAERFRLLWTPDFPPHYNIAPSQTVPIVRETEAGRALAFVRWGLIPSWAKDASIGMKLINARGESLGDKPAFRSAYRRRHCLVPADAFYEWKPIAGRKQPFCVRLRDDGPFGMAGLWEHWTAPDGDVVESCTIVTVEATGPVADLHDRMPLIVAPADYDAWLSAGSTELPAAVPPEALRAYPVSPLVSNARNDVPACLEPIELG, encoded by the coding sequence ATGTGCGGCCGCTACGCCCTGACTTCCTCTCCCGCGGTGATCGCCGAGCGCTTCCGCCTGCTGTGGACGCCGGATTTCCCGCCGCACTACAACATCGCCCCGAGCCAGACGGTTCCGATCGTGCGCGAGACGGAGGCGGGCAGGGCGCTGGCCTTCGTCCGCTGGGGGCTGATCCCGTCGTGGGCGAAGGACGCGAGCATCGGGATGAAGCTCATCAATGCGCGCGGCGAGTCGCTCGGCGACAAGCCCGCGTTCCGCAGCGCCTATCGGCGCCGCCACTGCCTCGTCCCGGCGGACGCGTTCTATGAATGGAAGCCGATCGCCGGACGCAAGCAGCCCTTCTGCGTCCGCCTTCGCGACGACGGCCCGTTCGGCATGGCCGGCCTGTGGGAGCACTGGACCGCGCCCGACGGGGACGTGGTCGAAAGCTGCACGATCGTCACGGTCGAAGCCACTGGGCCGGTCGCCGACCTGCACGACCGCATGCCGCTGATCGTGGCGCCGGCCGACTACGATGCGTGGCTGTCGGCCGGGTCGACGGAACTGCCCGCCGCCGTGCCGCCGGAGGCGCTGCGCGCCTACCCGGTGAGCCCGCTGGTCAGCAATGCGCGCAACGACGTGCCGGCCTGCCTGGAGCCGATCGAGCTGGGCTGA
- a CDS encoding cytochrome ubiquinol oxidase subunit I: protein MPTEELVDLSRLQFAVTALYHFLFVPLTLGLAFILVIMELTYVITDRPVYKDMVRFWGKLFGINFALGVTTGITMEFQFGTNWAYYSHYVGDIFGAPLAIEGLMAFFLESTFIGLFFFGWDRLNKWQHLMVTILMAVGSNLSALWILIANGWMQNPVGATFSWVTMRMEMSDFWSIIFNPVAQAKFVHTVSAGYVTASLFVLGISSWYLLKGRDIEFARRSFRIAAGFGFASALSVIVLGDESGYTVGEAQQTKMAAIEAVWETEPAPAAFTVFALPNQQAERNDYQLQIPYVLGLIGTRSISQTLPGIKEIKERNRERIEDGIKAVVALERLRRNHDDADARATFEAHQGDLGFGLLLKKYTADVAQATPEMIQQAVDDTIPRVAPLFWSFRFMVALGFLFLALFTLALFYSVKGSFLEKKWLLRWAMWFIPMPWIAAELGWVVAEYGRQPWTIYGVLPTQISVSNLTPASIYGSLAGFVGFYTLLLIVEMVLMIKYARQGPSSLGTGKYHGEKAGGGAVPAGAPAQQI, encoded by the coding sequence ATGCCCACTGAAGAACTCGTCGACCTCTCGCGGCTGCAATTCGCGGTCACCGCGCTGTATCACTTCCTGTTCGTGCCGCTGACGCTGGGGCTGGCCTTCATCCTGGTGATCATGGAACTGACCTACGTCATCACCGACCGCCCCGTCTACAAGGATATGGTGCGCTTCTGGGGCAAGCTGTTCGGCATCAACTTCGCGCTCGGGGTGACCACCGGCATCACCATGGAATTCCAGTTCGGCACCAACTGGGCCTACTACTCGCACTACGTCGGCGACATCTTCGGCGCGCCGCTGGCGATCGAGGGGCTGATGGCCTTCTTCCTCGAGTCGACCTTCATCGGCCTGTTCTTCTTCGGCTGGGACCGCCTCAACAAGTGGCAGCACCTGATGGTGACGATCCTGATGGCGGTCGGCTCCAACCTCTCGGCGCTGTGGATCCTGATCGCCAACGGCTGGATGCAGAACCCGGTCGGCGCGACCTTCTCGTGGGTCACGATGCGCATGGAGATGAGCGACTTCTGGTCGATCATCTTCAACCCGGTGGCGCAGGCCAAGTTCGTGCACACGGTCTCGGCCGGCTACGTCACCGCCTCGCTGTTCGTGCTCGGCATTTCCAGCTGGTACCTGCTGAAGGGCCGCGACATCGAGTTCGCGCGCCGCTCGTTCCGCATCGCCGCGGGCTTCGGCTTCGCTTCCGCGCTGTCGGTCATCGTGCTGGGCGACGAATCGGGCTACACCGTCGGCGAGGCGCAGCAGACCAAGATGGCGGCAATCGAGGCGGTGTGGGAGACCGAGCCGGCGCCGGCCGCCTTCACCGTGTTCGCGCTGCCCAACCAGCAGGCCGAGCGCAACGACTACCAGCTGCAGATTCCCTACGTGCTGGGCCTGATCGGCACCCGCTCGATCAGCCAGACGCTGCCCGGCATCAAGGAGATCAAGGAACGCAACCGCGAGCGCATCGAGGACGGCATCAAGGCCGTGGTCGCGCTGGAACGGCTGCGCCGGAACCATGACGACGCGGACGCCCGCGCCACGTTCGAGGCGCATCAGGGCGACCTCGGCTTCGGGCTGCTGCTGAAGAAATACACCGCCGACGTCGCGCAGGCCACGCCCGAGATGATCCAGCAGGCCGTCGACGACACCATCCCGCGCGTCGCGCCCCTGTTCTGGAGCTTCCGCTTCATGGTGGCGCTCGGCTTCCTCTTCCTCGCACTGTTCACGCTCGCGCTGTTCTACTCGGTCAAGGGAAGCTTCCTCGAGAAGAAATGGCTGCTGCGCTGGGCGATGTGGTTCATCCCCATGCCGTGGATCGCCGCCGAGCTCGGCTGGGTGGTCGCCGAGTACGGCCGCCAGCCCTGGACGATCTACGGCGTGCTGCCCACGCAGATATCGGTGTCGAACCTCACGCCCGCCAGCATCTACGGCTCGCTCGCCGGCTTCGTCGGCTTCTACACCCTGCTGCTGATCGTCGAAATGGTTCTGATGATCAAGTACGCGCGCCAGGGCCCGTCCAGCCTCGGCACCGGCAAGTACCACGGCGAGAAGGCGGGCGGCGGCGCCGTGCCCGCAGGCGCACCGGCACAGCAGATCTAA
- the cydB gene encoding cytochrome d ubiquinol oxidase subunit II, whose protein sequence is MDYETLKLIWWLLIGVLLVGFAVMDGHDMGMGVLLPFVGRNDLERRALINTVAPHWDGNQVWFITAGGAIFAAWPLVYATAFSGFYWAMMAALWALFFRPVGFDYRSKIQNAAWRSTWDWGLFIGGAVPPIIFGVAFGNLLQGVPFHFNDYLMSTYTGSFWALLNPFALLAGVVSLAMITTQGANYLMMRTEGNLYRRVRGASQVFAALTIVTFALAGVWVAKGIDGYVITSAVDPNALPDPLAKTVEIATGAWMRNYAQHGWAMWVPVVAFAALAASLAFARLNKAGAAFWSSSLACAGIIGTAGVSMFPFVMPSSSDPRSSLTVYDAVSSHLTLGLMLGATVIFMPLIIFYTAWAYKVMWGKVTTEYIAANDKSVY, encoded by the coding sequence ATGGACTACGAAACCCTCAAACTGATCTGGTGGCTGCTCATCGGCGTGCTGCTCGTCGGCTTCGCCGTCATGGACGGCCACGACATGGGCATGGGTGTGCTGCTGCCCTTCGTCGGCAGGAACGACCTCGAACGGCGCGCCCTGATCAACACCGTCGCGCCGCACTGGGACGGCAACCAGGTCTGGTTCATCACCGCCGGCGGCGCGATCTTCGCGGCCTGGCCGCTGGTCTACGCGACCGCGTTCTCCGGCTTCTACTGGGCGATGATGGCCGCGCTGTGGGCGCTGTTCTTCCGCCCGGTCGGCTTCGACTACCGCTCGAAGATCCAGAACGCGGCCTGGCGCAGCACCTGGGACTGGGGGCTGTTCATCGGCGGCGCGGTGCCGCCGATCATCTTCGGCGTCGCCTTCGGCAACCTGCTGCAGGGCGTGCCCTTCCATTTCAACGACTACCTGATGTCGACCTACACCGGCAGCTTCTGGGCGCTGCTCAACCCGTTCGCCCTGCTGGCGGGCGTGGTGAGCCTGGCGATGATCACCACCCAGGGCGCGAACTACCTGATGATGCGCACCGAGGGCAACCTCTACCGCCGCGTGCGTGGCGCCAGCCAGGTCTTCGCCGCGCTGACCATCGTCACCTTCGCGCTCGCCGGGGTGTGGGTCGCGAAGGGCATCGACGGCTACGTCATCACCAGCGCGGTCGACCCCAACGCGCTGCCGGACCCGCTGGCCAAGACGGTGGAAATCGCGACCGGCGCCTGGATGCGCAACTATGCGCAACACGGCTGGGCGATGTGGGTTCCCGTCGTCGCCTTTGCCGCGCTCGCGGCCAGCCTGGCGTTCGCGCGCCTCAACAAGGCCGGCGCCGCATTCTGGTCGTCGTCGTTGGCATGCGCCGGCATCATCGGCACCGCCGGCGTGTCGATGTTCCCCTTCGTCATGCCGTCGTCGAGCGACCCGCGCTCGAGCCTGACGGTGTACGACGCGGTGTCCTCGCATCTCACCCTCGGCCTGATGCTCGGCGCCACCGTGATCTTCATGCCGCTGATCATCTTCTACACCGCGTGGGCCTACAAGGTGATGTGGGGCAAGGTCACCACCGAATACATCGCCGCCAACGACAAGTCGGTCTACTGA
- a CDS encoding TMEM175 family protein, with translation MGKARLEAFSDGVLAIIITIMVLELKVPHGTDFDALVPLMPSLMSYVLSFLYVGIYWNNHHHLLHAARRVSGSVLWANLNLLFWLSLFPFATGWMGENHFAPLPSAAYGFVLLMAAIAYYVLQRCIIATDGPESAVRRAIGTDWKGKLSPVFYVTAIGLSFVAHWLAQAIYVLVALIWLVPDRRIERAIHDGAS, from the coding sequence ATGGGAAAGGCGCGGCTCGAGGCGTTCAGCGACGGCGTGCTCGCCATCATCATCACCATCATGGTGCTGGAGCTGAAGGTGCCGCACGGCACCGACTTCGACGCGCTCGTGCCGCTGATGCCGAGCCTCATGAGCTACGTCCTCAGCTTCCTCTACGTCGGCATCTACTGGAACAACCACCACCATCTGCTGCACGCCGCGCGGCGCGTGTCCGGCAGCGTGCTGTGGGCGAACCTGAACCTGCTGTTCTGGCTGTCGCTGTTTCCCTTCGCCACCGGCTGGATGGGCGAGAACCATTTCGCGCCGCTGCCGTCGGCCGCCTACGGCTTCGTGCTGCTGATGGCGGCGATCGCCTACTACGTGCTTCAGCGCTGCATCATCGCGACCGATGGCCCGGAGTCGGCGGTGCGGCGCGCGATCGGAACCGACTGGAAGGGCAAGCTGTCGCCCGTCTTCTACGTGACGGCGATCGGACTCTCGTTCGTCGCGCACTGGCTGGCGCAGGCGATCTACGTCCTCGTGGCGCTGATCTGGCTGGTGCCGGACCGGCGCATCGAGCGGGCGATCCACGACGGCGCGTCCTGA
- a CDS encoding PEP-CTERM sorting domain-containing protein, protein MTRHTLYASLLLAFGLIASTTAHALSYTAQDLGALNVTFPYSYALGINASGQVVGTSTAPSLNNHAFITGANGVGMTDLGTLGGSSSVAIGINSSGQVVGTSDFSGGGQHAFITGANGVGMTDLGTLGGTKSRANGINTSGQVAGYSLISGGYTHAFITGANGVGMTDLGTLGGTYSEAAGINDNGQVVGTATTTGDAAQHAFITGANGVGKTDLGTLGGTSSVATGINASGQVAGFAQTSGNTAWRAFVTGANGVGMGDLGSLGGTESYAFGINASGQVVGYSTLLGNSVQHAFLYDSGALFDLNSLVTLADGVYLMEAKGINDSGQIIAYSNEGRAYLLTVAVPEPGSYALMLSGLGLVGYVVRRKKLNAA, encoded by the coding sequence ATGACTCGCCACACGCTGTACGCCAGCCTGCTGCTGGCATTCGGCTTGATTGCTTCTACCACGGCCCATGCGCTGTCCTATACAGCGCAGGACCTCGGCGCGTTGAATGTAACGTTTCCCTATAGTTATGCTTTAGGCATTAACGCCAGCGGACAGGTGGTGGGTACTTCCACTGCGCCTTCCCTTAACAACCATGCCTTCATCACGGGCGCCAACGGCGTGGGCATGACCGACCTCGGCACGCTGGGGGGATCGAGTAGTGTTGCCATTGGCATCAACTCCAGCGGACAGGTGGTGGGGACTTCGGATTTCTCTGGCGGTGGACAACATGCCTTCATCACGGGCGCCAACGGCGTGGGCATGACCGACCTCGGCACGCTGGGGGGAACGAAAAGCCGGGCCAATGGCATCAACACCAGCGGCCAGGTTGCGGGATATTCTCTAATCAGTGGCGGCTATACACATGCCTTCATCACCGGAGCCAACGGCGTGGGCATGACCGACCTCGGCACGCTGGGGGGGACGTATAGCGAAGCCGCTGGTATCAACGACAACGGCCAGGTGGTGGGGACTGCCACGACCACGGGCGATGCGGCTCAGCATGCCTTCATCACGGGTGCCAACGGCGTGGGCAAGACCGATCTAGGGACGCTGGGGGGAACGAGTAGCGTTGCCACTGGCATCAACGCCAGCGGCCAAGTGGCGGGGTTTGCGCAAACATCGGGCAATACTGCTTGGCGTGCCTTCGTCACCGGCGCCAACGGGGTGGGCATGGGCGACCTCGGCTCGCTGGGGGGAACGGAAAGCTATGCCTTCGGCATCAACGCCAGCGGCCAGGTGGTAGGTTATTCCACACTCTTGGGTAATTCCGTTCAACATGCCTTCTTGTATGACAGTGGCGCCCTGTTCGATCTCAACAGCCTGGTGACACTCGCAGACGGGGTCTATTTAATGGAAGCAAAGGGCATCAACGATTCCGGACAAATCATTGCCTACAGCAATGAAGGTCGTGCCTATCTATTGACCGTGGCCGTTCCCGAACCCGGCAGCTATGCCTTGATGTTGTCGGGGCTGGGGCTAGTCGGGTATGTGGTGCGCAGAAAGAAACTGAACGCTGCGTGA
- a CDS encoding cyd operon YbgE family protein, whose translation MPKQPVLERGWARAISLGCALALMLLVTLFPRGLTAADGAPAGHGLLMLIMWGLSAGFVHGVGFVPRNPALRLVLGPLAAWLGMGAGFAVYVRHLLG comes from the coding sequence GTGCCGAAGCAGCCTGTGCTCGAACGCGGCTGGGCGCGCGCAATTTCGCTTGGCTGCGCGCTCGCGCTGATGCTCCTCGTCACGCTGTTCCCGCGCGGGCTGACCGCCGCGGACGGCGCCCCTGCCGGCCACGGCCTGCTCATGCTGATCATGTGGGGCCTGTCGGCGGGATTCGTCCACGGCGTCGGCTTCGTCCCCCGCAACCCCGCGCTGCGCCTCGTGCTCGGCCCGCTCGCCGCGTGGCTCGGGATGGGCGCCGGCTTCGCCGTCTATGTGCGGCATCTGCTGGGATAA
- a CDS encoding pyridoxamine 5'-phosphate oxidase family protein, producing the protein MGQQYSELSQNHIDFIRRQKLFFVGTATETSRVNVSPKGMDSLAVLGPRRVVWLNVTGSGNETSAHVQLNPRMTVMFCAFEGKPLILRLYGAARAVHPADPDWPELQALFKPLPGSRQIFDVAVDLVQTSCGMGVPYFDYAGDREALNDWARAKGEAGIRQYWEQKNRVSIDGIPTGIVGDSG; encoded by the coding sequence ATGGGTCAGCAGTATTCCGAGCTTTCGCAAAACCACATCGACTTCATCCGTCGGCAGAAGCTCTTCTTCGTCGGCACCGCGACCGAGACGAGCCGGGTCAACGTCTCGCCCAAGGGGATGGATTCGCTCGCCGTGCTCGGCCCCCGGCGCGTGGTCTGGCTCAACGTCACCGGCAGCGGCAACGAGACCTCGGCGCACGTGCAGCTGAACCCGCGCATGACGGTGATGTTCTGCGCCTTCGAGGGCAAGCCGCTGATCCTGCGGCTGTACGGAGCCGCCCGGGCCGTCCACCCGGCGGACCCGGACTGGCCCGAACTGCAGGCCTTGTTCAAGCCGCTGCCCGGATCCCGCCAGATCTTCGACGTCGCCGTCGACCTGGTGCAGACGTCCTGCGGGATGGGCGTGCCGTACTTCGACTACGCGGGCGACCGCGAAGCGTTGAACGACTGGGCACGTGCCAAGGGCGAGGCGGGCATTCGCCAGTACTGGGAACAGAAGAACCGGGTCAGCATCGACGGCATCCCGACCGGCATCGTCGGAGATTCCGGCTAG
- a CDS encoding sigma-54 interaction domain-containing protein, which yields MPLNELISFLEEHPDAQIVMGADYRIVAANAAYRRHYAGGRDVVGQFCYAVSHGYRQPCDECGESCPLSASRASGEPRRVLHLHHTPRGEEHVDVELTPITGASGRIEYFVERMLTVREASSFPAESGLVGKSPAFNRMLELVRRVAPAPTTALLLGESGTGKELVAQAIHQQSGRGQGPFVVVECSGLTETLFESELFGYEKGAFTGATQRKPGLVEAASGGTLFLDEVGDIPLAMQVKLLRLLETGTFRRVGGVDTMRSDFRLIAATHRDLKAMVEAGAFRRDLYYRLSVFPIPLPALRERRDDIVLLAETLLARLSPGRPRALSEAAKSNLLAWDYPGNIRELRNLLERALLMADGDTLLPEHFPRELAGDATNGMPGVDGIVPLDVAERRYLQWALAQHGGDRKSLARQLGISERTLYRKLAG from the coding sequence ATGCCGCTGAACGAACTGATCAGTTTTCTCGAGGAGCATCCCGATGCGCAGATCGTGATGGGGGCGGATTACCGGATCGTCGCCGCCAACGCCGCCTACCGCCGCCATTACGCCGGCGGCCGCGACGTCGTCGGGCAGTTCTGCTATGCCGTGTCGCACGGCTACCGGCAGCCATGCGACGAGTGCGGCGAGTCGTGCCCGCTGTCGGCCAGCCGGGCGAGCGGCGAACCGCGCCGCGTGCTGCACCTGCACCACACGCCGCGCGGCGAGGAACATGTCGACGTCGAACTGACCCCGATCACGGGCGCATCCGGCCGGATCGAATACTTCGTCGAGCGCATGCTGACGGTGCGCGAGGCGAGCAGCTTTCCCGCCGAAAGCGGACTGGTCGGCAAGTCGCCGGCGTTCAACCGCATGCTCGAACTGGTGCGGCGCGTGGCACCCGCGCCCACCACCGCGCTGCTGCTCGGCGAATCGGGCACCGGCAAGGAACTGGTCGCGCAGGCGATCCACCAGCAGAGCGGGCGCGGGCAGGGCCCCTTCGTCGTCGTCGAATGCTCGGGCCTCACCGAAACGCTGTTCGAGAGCGAGCTGTTCGGCTACGAGAAGGGCGCGTTCACCGGCGCCACCCAGCGCAAGCCTGGCCTGGTCGAAGCGGCGTCGGGCGGCACGCTGTTCCTCGACGAGGTCGGCGACATTCCGCTTGCGATGCAGGTCAAGCTCTTGCGCCTGCTCGAGACCGGCACCTTCCGCCGGGTCGGCGGCGTCGACACGATGCGCAGCGATTTCCGCCTCATCGCGGCGACCCATCGCGACCTCAAGGCCATGGTCGAGGCGGGCGCGTTCCGCCGCGACCTCTATTACCGGCTGAGCGTGTTCCCGATCCCCCTGCCCGCGCTGCGCGAGCGGCGCGACGACATCGTGCTGCTGGCCGAAACCCTGCTCGCGCGGCTGTCGCCGGGGCGGCCGCGCGCCCTGAGCGAGGCCGCGAAGTCGAACCTGCTCGCCTGGGACTATCCCGGCAATATCCGCGAACTTCGCAATCTCCTCGAGCGCGCGCTGCTGATGGCCGATGGCGACACGCTGCTGCCGGAGCATTTTCCGCGCGAGCTCGCGGGCGACGCCACGAACGGCATGCCAGGCGTCGACGGCATCGTGCCGCTCGACGTCGCCGAGCGCCGCTACCTGCAGTGGGCGCTGGCGCAGCACGGCGGCGACCGCAAATCGCTGGCCCGGCAACTGGGCATCAGCGAGCGAACCTTGTATCGGAAGCTGGCCGGGTAG
- the cydX gene encoding cytochrome bd-I oxidase subunit CydX — translation MWYFAWILGVTMAVLLASINAMMCDARECPPDAARDAPRDDARRG, via the coding sequence ATGTGGTATTTCGCCTGGATCCTCGGTGTCACCATGGCCGTGCTGCTGGCCTCGATCAACGCGATGATGTGCGATGCCCGCGAATGCCCGCCCGACGCCGCACGCGACGCCCCCAGGGACGATGCGCGCCGGGGTTGA